From the genome of Streptococcus marmotae, one region includes:
- the rpsO gene encoding 30S ribosomal protein S15 — translation MAISKEKKNEIMAQYARHEGDTGSVEVQVAVLTWEINHLNDHIKQHKKDHATYRGLMKKIGRRRNLLAYLRKTDVNRYRELIHSLGLRR, via the coding sequence ATGGCAATCTCAAAAGAGAAAAAAAATGAAATCATGGCGCAATATGCTCGTCATGAAGGTGATACTGGTTCAGTTGAAGTACAAGTAGCTGTGCTTACTTGGGAAATCAACCACTTGAACGACCACATCAAACAACACAAAAAAGACCACGCAACTTACCGTGGATTGATGAAAAAAATCGGTCGCCGTCGTAACTTGTTGGCTTACTTGCGTAAGACAGACGTTAACCGTTACCGCGAATTGATTCATTCATTAGGTCTTCGTCGTTAA
- a CDS encoding class C sortase codes for MRKRSRQKKGKKFLIVIFLLGFAIMLFPIVSQVMYYYASRVTVQEFDQQASAIDTSEIDRRIGLAQAYNEVHQMQDGIQDIFTQRQKDGLKEYARMLEVNEQIGYVKIPRISQEIPIYAGTTEAVLQKGVGHLEATSLPIGGASTHSVLTAHRGLPTARLFTDLDKVKKGDLFYVRNIKETLAYRVVAIKVVEPSDLKSIAIEEGKDYVTLLTCTPYMINSHRLLVTGERTDYVAEEEQSEQEKASQANFYKYLFYINCLLVIVLIGAIIRYQRKRGIQAKKRKGTYRR; via the coding sequence ATGCGTAAACGAAGTCGGCAGAAAAAAGGCAAAAAGTTTCTCATTGTGATATTTTTACTTGGTTTTGCGATTATGCTCTTTCCGATTGTCAGTCAGGTGATGTATTACTACGCTTCTCGGGTGACGGTGCAGGAGTTTGATCAGCAAGCTTCTGCGATTGACACATCTGAGATTGACCGAAGGATTGGTCTGGCTCAGGCCTACAATGAAGTCCATCAGATGCAAGACGGTATACAGGATATCTTTACGCAGCGCCAAAAAGATGGTCTGAAAGAATATGCCCGTATGCTCGAGGTCAATGAGCAGATTGGCTATGTGAAGATTCCAAGGATTTCGCAAGAAATTCCCATCTATGCCGGAACGACAGAGGCGGTCTTACAAAAAGGGGTTGGCCACTTGGAGGCGACTTCGCTACCAATCGGTGGCGCCAGCACCCATTCCGTCTTGACAGCTCATCGTGGCCTACCAACTGCCCGTCTCTTCACAGACCTTGATAAGGTGAAAAAAGGGGACCTCTTTTATGTGCGCAACATCAAAGAGACCTTAGCCTATCGAGTAGTTGCTATCAAAGTGGTGGAGCCCAGTGACTTAAAGTCCATCGCGATTGAAGAGGGCAAGGATTATGTGACACTCTTAACCTGTACGCCTTATATGATTAACAGTCACCGTCTCTTGGTGACAGGGGAGCGGACGGACTATGTGGCAGAAGAGGAGCAGTCTGAGCAAGAAAAAGCCAGTCAGGCAAACTTTTACAAATACCTGTTTTATATCAATTGCCTGCTTGTCATCGTGCTGATAGGTGCTATCATTCGCTATCAGCGGAAGCGGGGCATACAGGCTAAGAAGAGAAAAGGAACTTATCGAAGATAG
- a CDS encoding uracil-xanthine permease family protein, protein MKDSVRLLLDVDEKPSFGQGILLSFQHVFAMFGATILVPLILGMPVSVALFASGVGTLIYQLATQCKVPVYLGSSFAYISAMALAIKEMNGDVSAAQTGVLFVGLIYVLISALVKVIGTKWIDTLLPPIVIGPMIIVIGLGLANSAVTNAGFVADGDWRNVVAAIATFLIAAFVNTKGKGFVKIVPFLIAIIGGYVVALALGLVDFTPVIEAPWLELPRFYLPFKTGVFEQYKLYFGPEMLAILPIAVVTVAEHIGDHTVLSQICGRPFLKNPGLNRTLIGDGVATAVSAFIGGPANTTYGENTGVIGMTRIASVSVIRNAAFIAIAFSFLGKFTALISTIPSAVLGGMSILLYGVIASNGLKVLIESRVDFGQVRNLIIASSMLVLGLGGAVLNIGAITLSGTALSAIVGIILNLILPREALK, encoded by the coding sequence ATGAAAGATTCTGTTCGTTTATTGCTCGATGTCGATGAAAAGCCGTCGTTTGGGCAAGGTATTTTGCTAAGCTTCCAGCACGTATTTGCCATGTTTGGGGCAACTATTTTGGTTCCCTTGATTTTGGGGATGCCTGTGTCTGTGGCTCTCTTTGCCTCTGGTGTGGGAACCTTGATTTATCAGTTGGCTACCCAATGCAAGGTACCTGTCTATCTTGGATCATCCTTTGCCTACATTTCAGCAATGGCGCTTGCGATTAAGGAGATGAATGGGGATGTGTCTGCTGCTCAGACAGGGGTTCTCTTTGTCGGCTTGATTTATGTATTGATTTCCGCCTTGGTCAAGGTAATCGGAACCAAGTGGATCGACACGCTCTTGCCACCGATTGTGATTGGGCCAATGATTATTGTCATCGGTCTTGGTTTAGCTAACTCTGCGGTTACCAATGCAGGATTTGTAGCAGACGGTGATTGGCGTAATGTTGTTGCAGCGATTGCGACCTTCTTGATTGCTGCCTTTGTCAATACCAAAGGAAAAGGCTTTGTGAAGATTGTCCCATTTCTGATTGCCATTATCGGAGGGTACGTAGTAGCCTTGGCGCTTGGATTGGTTGACTTCACACCTGTTATTGAAGCTCCTTGGCTTGAATTACCCCGCTTCTATTTGCCATTTAAGACGGGTGTCTTTGAGCAATACAAACTCTACTTTGGACCAGAAATGCTTGCGATTTTACCGATTGCAGTGGTGACGGTAGCAGAGCATATTGGTGACCACACCGTCTTGAGCCAAATTTGTGGCCGTCCATTTTTGAAAAATCCAGGTTTGAACCGGACCTTGATTGGGGATGGGGTTGCAACAGCTGTTTCTGCCTTCATCGGTGGTCCTGCTAATACGACCTATGGTGAGAATACAGGAGTGATTGGAATGACACGCATTGCTTCGGTATCGGTGATTCGTAACGCAGCTTTCATCGCTATTGCCTTTAGTTTCCTTGGGAAATTCACAGCCCTAATCTCGACCATTCCAAGTGCCGTTTTAGGAGGCATGTCGATTTTGCTGTATGGTGTCATTGCAAGTAATGGTTTGAAAGTCTTGATTGAAAGCCGTGTGGACTTTGGACAAGTTCGTAATCTGATCATTGCAAGCTCAATGCTCGTTTTGGGACTGGGTGGTGCTGTCTTAAACATTGGTGCTATCACGCTTTCAGGAACAGCGCTGAGTGCAATTGTCGGTATCATCCTCAACCTTATCCTGCCACGTGAAGCACTGAAATAG
- a CDS encoding SpaH/EbpB family LPXTG-anchored major pilin — MKKQKQLIQLGVLAALLGGVVAPLAYPLSPVTSVVAEGPVTTAEVPDSTTVKITKLQAESYEKIALNENGVAKSLEELKAELGADVKGLAGVTFKWYKVTDGKNDDELRGMTEEQLDKLYTDNGELTATDASGLTEFKRTKDQNGTYWVIEKNAPQEVSKAYAVPFRLTFPMGAADGSGYLSEVHVYPKNVTSNTPVADKDVENVGQNEGSYNIGDDINFHLKGTIPKNINDYKTYQFNDTLDSQLDYKGVEKVTVGGQDLTVETHYTVKYDEASRKVEVALTDAGLDWIANNISVDKRGLYANQEELDKATNTADKPYVDVTLKATINETAVLGKGIENSTTITYNNRGGQHGDPKDPTPPPGTPGVPPTTPPTPPGTPGEPPVPPTTPPTPPVYVYTGGKRFVKVGEGEAKTKLQGAEFQLYKEATGGEALKWTEGLIKANKTAIDAGKFGGTVEAGKEIVLKSDAKGEFEIKGLGYTPDTNTADNKSDGEKAYYLQETKAPAGYVVLSGRIEFKVNQTSYNTNPTTITANAGNADPQEVVNNKRPNIPHTGGIGTIIFVVSGLALMGLAVFGLKKDKKHS, encoded by the coding sequence GTGAAGAAACAAAAACAACTTATTCAGTTAGGTGTCTTGGCTGCGTTATTAGGTGGCGTTGTTGCCCCTCTAGCTTATCCATTATCACCTGTGACTTCGGTAGTAGCTGAAGGACCAGTTACGACAGCAGAGGTGCCTGATTCAACTACGGTTAAGATTACCAAGTTGCAGGCAGAATCGTATGAAAAAATTGCTCTCAATGAAAATGGTGTAGCAAAATCGCTAGAGGAGCTTAAGGCAGAATTAGGAGCAGATGTCAAAGGTTTGGCAGGTGTTACCTTCAAATGGTATAAAGTAACAGATGGAAAGAACGATGACGAACTCCGCGGAATGACAGAGGAGCAGTTGGATAAACTTTATACAGACAATGGTGAATTGACGGCAACAGATGCTTCTGGTCTTACAGAGTTTAAACGTACGAAAGACCAAAATGGTACGTACTGGGTCATTGAAAAGAATGCTCCACAAGAAGTATCAAAAGCCTATGCTGTACCATTCCGTTTGACATTCCCGATGGGTGCTGCAGATGGTTCGGGCTACTTGAGCGAAGTGCACGTCTATCCAAAGAACGTAACTTCTAACACACCAGTTGCAGATAAGGATGTTGAGAATGTTGGTCAAAATGAAGGAAGCTACAATATCGGAGATGACATCAACTTCCATCTGAAAGGAACGATTCCTAAAAATATCAATGACTACAAGACCTATCAATTCAATGATACTCTTGACTCTCAATTGGACTATAAGGGAGTTGAGAAAGTCACAGTTGGTGGCCAAGATTTAACAGTTGAGACTCACTATACTGTTAAATACGATGAGGCTAGCCGTAAGGTAGAAGTTGCCTTGACTGATGCTGGTCTTGACTGGATTGCAAACAACATCTCTGTTGACAAACGTGGTCTATATGCAAACCAAGAAGAGTTAGATAAGGCTACAAATACAGCTGACAAACCATACGTTGATGTTACCCTAAAAGCAACAATCAATGAAACAGCTGTCCTTGGTAAAGGAATTGAAAACAGTACCACAATTACCTACAATAACCGTGGTGGCCAACATGGTGATCCAAAAGATCCAACTCCACCTCCAGGAACACCAGGAGTACCACCAACAACTCCACCGACACCTCCAGGAACACCAGGTGAGCCACCAGTACCACCAACAACTCCGCCAACTCCACCAGTTTATGTCTACACAGGTGGTAAGAGATTTGTGAAGGTCGGAGAAGGTGAAGCAAAAACGAAACTTCAAGGTGCTGAATTCCAATTATATAAAGAGGCAACAGGCGGAGAAGCACTTAAATGGACAGAAGGTTTGATCAAGGCAAACAAAACTGCTATTGATGCAGGTAAATTTGGCGGAACAGTTGAGGCTGGTAAAGAGATTGTCTTGAAGTCAGATGCGAAAGGTGAATTTGAAATCAAAGGTCTTGGTTATACACCTGATACAAATACAGCTGATAACAAGAGTGATGGTGAGAAAGCTTACTACTTACAAGAAACAAAAGCTCCTGCTGGTTATGTAGTCTTGTCAGGTCGTATTGAATTCAAAGTAAACCAAACTTCATACAATACAAATCCAACGACGATTACAGCTAACGCAGGAAATGCAGATCCGCAAGAAGTAGTCAACAACAAACGTCCAAACATTCCACATACAGGTGGCATCGGAACCATCATCTTTGTGGTGAGCGGCCTTGCTTTGATGGGACTTGCAGTGTTTGGCTTGAAAAAAGATAAAAAACATAGCTAA
- a CDS encoding SpaA isopeptide-forming pilin-related protein — MKIRKLFALLMTSLTLGLVSFIRPVHADDQQVGVTIISPVGQQDVRYQLFQIADKGQIEKVKTLSKDVLEKTYPFVETRASGELGKQIVTVGLGTYYVVAVSSSTNQLVSTIAPFLLGVTDVGKDHVIYAKPYHPTGDVQLFKYEWKDGGKSPLAGVVFTLYDANHQPVRVKHGQATLDADGVHELETDRNGRLSISGLAEGDYYFKEVRALPGYQLLQQDYAVTIKQGNVAHIEVENKPTDKGGKRFRKVNEEKAVLKGAVFTVLDSKKNTLFQVTSDENGYFEVTNLPYGDYFLREEKAPVVDGVEYALLSQEIRFSVTATSYMDGTILEIINKPLASTPPSPPTDPKLTPPSSNLPPIIRQFLPHTGEAVSIMGMIGLLAIGLVLIVKKKRKTDDQN; from the coding sequence ATGAAAATCAGGAAGTTGTTCGCTCTGCTGATGACGAGTTTAACGTTAGGTTTGGTGAGCTTTATCCGACCAGTCCACGCAGATGACCAACAAGTAGGTGTGACCATTATCAGCCCTGTTGGCCAGCAAGATGTTCGCTACCAGCTGTTTCAGATAGCAGATAAAGGACAGATAGAGAAAGTCAAAACACTCTCTAAAGACGTGTTGGAAAAGACCTATCCATTTGTGGAGACACGGGCGTCCGGAGAGCTTGGAAAACAGATTGTTACTGTAGGGTTGGGCACCTACTATGTGGTTGCAGTTTCTTCAAGTACTAACCAACTTGTCAGTACTATTGCGCCTTTTCTCTTGGGGGTGACAGATGTTGGAAAAGACCATGTAATTTATGCTAAGCCCTATCACCCTACTGGAGATGTTCAGCTTTTTAAGTATGAATGGAAGGATGGGGGAAAATCTCCGTTAGCTGGAGTCGTTTTTACTCTCTACGATGCCAATCATCAGCCCGTGCGCGTGAAACATGGCCAAGCGACACTCGATGCAGATGGCGTGCATGAGCTAGAGACGGATCGAAATGGTCGGCTTTCCATTTCAGGTCTCGCCGAAGGAGACTATTATTTCAAGGAAGTCAGAGCGCTTCCAGGCTATCAGCTGTTGCAACAAGACTATGCAGTTACTATCAAACAAGGAAATGTGGCTCACATCGAGGTAGAAAACAAGCCGACAGATAAGGGCGGAAAACGATTTAGAAAAGTCAATGAAGAAAAAGCAGTCTTGAAAGGCGCAGTCTTCACTGTTCTGGACAGCAAGAAAAACACTCTTTTTCAGGTGACTTCAGATGAAAATGGCTATTTTGAGGTGACGAATCTGCCGTATGGTGATTATTTCCTAAGAGAAGAGAAGGCTCCCGTAGTCGATGGGGTAGAGTATGCTCTCTTGTCGCAAGAGATTCGCTTTAGCGTGACGGCCACATCTTATATGGATGGTACGATTTTAGAGATTATCAATAAACCACTCGCTTCTACGCCACCCAGTCCGCCAACTGATCCAAAGTTAACTCCACCAAGTTCAAATCTTCCTCCTATCATTCGTCAATTCCTACCGCATACAGGGGAGGCTGTGAGCATCATGGGAATGATTGGACTACTAGCTATTGGTCTGGTGTTGATTGTGAAAAAGAAGAGAAAAACAGATGACCAGAACTAG
- a CDS encoding class C sortase: protein MTRTRKQGKWTMRRVLSLLIFLVGFGVLAFPLVSQYLYYRASIVEVASFDDGVKKIDKSEIERRVRLAEAYNDSVASGNNIEITDPYSEEERKAGLKEYAKMLEVNEQIGHVRIPKIVEDLPIYAGSSENVLQRGVGHLEGTSLPVGGNNTHAVLTAHRGLPTAKLFTNLDKLEKGDKFYIHYLGGTLAYEVDQITVIEPTDIEQLAVVQGHDYVTLLTCTPYMVNTHRLLVRGHRIEYVEAIEEKETSSFKENQLYKVLFYGTLVLLIILLILFIRLYRKHKKVKENA, encoded by the coding sequence ATGACCAGAACTAGAAAACAAGGCAAATGGACGATGAGGCGAGTCCTCTCACTCCTTATCTTTTTAGTCGGTTTTGGTGTATTGGCGTTTCCTCTAGTTAGTCAATACCTCTACTACCGAGCATCGATTGTCGAAGTGGCTAGCTTTGATGATGGTGTGAAAAAAATTGACAAATCAGAAATTGAGCGACGTGTCCGTCTAGCAGAAGCCTACAACGATAGCGTTGCTTCTGGAAATAATATTGAGATTACAGACCCCTACTCAGAAGAAGAGAGAAAAGCAGGCCTGAAGGAATACGCCAAGATGCTGGAAGTTAATGAGCAAATTGGCCATGTTCGCATTCCAAAAATTGTCGAAGATTTGCCCATTTACGCGGGAAGTTCAGAAAATGTCTTACAGCGTGGTGTTGGTCATTTGGAAGGGACTTCTCTTCCTGTCGGTGGCAATAATACTCATGCCGTCCTGACGGCTCATAGAGGTCTGCCGACGGCCAAGTTGTTTACCAATTTAGACAAGCTGGAAAAGGGTGACAAATTTTATATCCATTATCTCGGGGGGACCTTAGCTTATGAGGTGGATCAAATTACCGTTATCGAACCGACAGACATTGAGCAATTAGCGGTAGTGCAAGGTCATGACTATGTAACGCTCTTGACTTGTACACCCTACATGGTCAATACTCATCGGCTATTGGTTAGAGGGCACCGCATCGAATATGTGGAAGCAATCGAAGAAAAAGAGACGAGCAGCTTCAAAGAAAATCAGCTATATAAAGTATTATTCTATGGTACCTTGGTACTGCTTATTATCTTATTGATACTCTTTATCAGGTTGTATCGTAAGCACAAGAAAGTGAAAGAGAATGCGTAA
- a CDS encoding SpaA isopeptide-forming pilin-related protein yields the protein MTANPNTPATVPVPPRKPTEYYLKDGYGRFRRYNEANIGYELANVFKKYEWIDMERKVDDALILQELYIYEPVRMMDINQPSYQLDYLPDKTEIRMTVTDLDGNLIRYATVPVDWTKLQGKEILNSFTAPDYDQGGVVVLNRDDLGLNPGERVSKYNVVFQNHDAQRKLPQEFWTNVVDKYTIKPGTNKTVKNESSATFSAGQNRVYLGPNERQGVVGHFTRQALGGTGDTNSTFGARTANVYSTSKPNPIIDVAIGLQKADGNVVTAGVPQADGSISAKGKNRLSLSLTNRGPSLVAATGPISMTASLPPGVTLDRGNPDWKVTLYQKGGKEKKVINVDGKYGHLATGTNAQGGETLIFTWNDPNAKLQVGDRIELEINANVTNTVDPNFTLEGYGNVGNKDFTVPTGALDPIIDTNNIDGDDKRDEKLAVARANYKLANSRDLQIKKTVKGELDKEYSAFGHTPVGGMIDYRLDITNTTGDVIRRMGFMDVLPNLNDTAVTNTTQRGSKFRPSLTGPITVPAEWQDKVTVYYTTVAVPSREDLYSKVDYPEGASQPDAVNAEDPNWQTADMIADWSAVTAFKVELNEGVAWIQGQNIHMDFKMKAPDNPDATVIDTTIDEKERAAWNSFSVTTNGLFAVEPEKVGVVLVPNDRYQLKIIKRESDTNTTLSGAHFQLLDEAKKAIDKQEGVTDNQGELVLKDLPQGTYYIREKKAPNGYVRLADDIKLVIGSNGQVTLEDKDKEIVRLETSTEDKQIVLSVKNAKNEFPHTGGIGTAIFVAVGLSLMLGSSLRLKQKTSTARRRRV from the coding sequence ATGACTGCGAATCCAAATACACCTGCAACCGTACCTGTCCCACCTCGTAAGCCGACAGAATACTATTTGAAAGATGGATATGGAAGATTTAGGCGATATAATGAAGCTAATATTGGTTATGAGTTAGCAAATGTCTTTAAAAAATACGAATGGATCGATATGGAGCGAAAAGTCGATGATGCTCTTATCCTTCAGGAACTCTACATCTATGAACCTGTTCGGATGATGGATATTAACCAGCCATCCTACCAACTGGACTATCTCCCTGATAAAACAGAAATTCGGATGACGGTAACAGACTTAGACGGGAATTTGATTCGTTACGCAACGGTACCAGTGGACTGGACGAAGCTTCAAGGTAAGGAAATTTTAAACTCGTTTACAGCGCCTGATTATGACCAAGGTGGAGTAGTCGTCCTGAATCGAGATGATTTGGGATTAAACCCAGGAGAACGTGTCTCTAAATATAACGTGGTATTTCAAAATCACGATGCCCAAAGAAAACTTCCTCAAGAGTTTTGGACCAATGTCGTAGACAAGTATACTATCAAGCCTGGGACAAATAAAACAGTCAAAAACGAGAGTTCGGCTACTTTTTCTGCTGGGCAAAATAGAGTGTACTTGGGTCCAAATGAACGACAAGGCGTTGTTGGCCATTTTACCCGCCAAGCTTTGGGTGGCACTGGAGATACGAACTCTACCTTCGGAGCTAGAACAGCAAATGTGTATTCAACCTCTAAACCAAATCCCATCATCGATGTTGCTATTGGCTTACAAAAAGCAGATGGAAATGTGGTGACAGCTGGTGTTCCTCAAGCAGATGGAAGCATTAGTGCCAAAGGGAAAAATCGCTTGTCGTTGAGTCTGACAAATCGCGGACCATCCTTGGTAGCAGCGACGGGGCCAATTTCTATGACGGCATCTTTACCACCAGGGGTCACACTAGATAGAGGCAACCCTGACTGGAAAGTTACTCTGTATCAAAAAGGTGGAAAGGAAAAGAAAGTTATTAACGTAGATGGGAAATATGGCCACCTTGCGACAGGGACCAATGCCCAAGGTGGAGAGACGCTCATCTTCACTTGGAATGATCCCAATGCTAAGCTCCAAGTAGGTGATCGTATCGAACTTGAAATCAATGCAAATGTTACCAATACTGTCGATCCAAACTTTACCCTTGAGGGATATGGAAACGTGGGAAATAAAGACTTCACAGTTCCAACAGGAGCCCTAGATCCGATTATTGATACAAATAATATTGATGGTGATGATAAGCGTGATGAGAAATTAGCGGTTGCTAGAGCCAATTATAAATTAGCAAACAGTCGTGATTTGCAGATTAAGAAGACTGTAAAAGGGGAGCTGGATAAGGAATACTCTGCCTTTGGTCATACACCTGTCGGCGGTATGATTGACTATCGTTTGGACATTACCAATACGACCGGTGATGTGATTCGCCGTATGGGCTTCATGGATGTCTTACCAAATCTCAATGATACAGCTGTGACAAATACAACGCAGCGTGGTTCCAAGTTCCGTCCTAGCTTGACAGGGCCGATTACTGTACCTGCTGAATGGCAGGATAAGGTAACGGTTTACTATACCACGGTTGCAGTTCCAAGCCGTGAGGACTTGTATTCCAAGGTTGACTATCCAGAAGGCGCCAGCCAACCAGACGCGGTTAATGCCGAGGATCCAAACTGGCAGACAGCGGATATGATTGCCGATTGGTCAGCGGTTACAGCCTTTAAGGTGGAGTTAAACGAAGGTGTTGCTTGGATTCAGGGGCAAAACATCCACATGGACTTTAAGATGAAGGCTCCGGACAATCCAGATGCGACTGTGATAGATACCACCATTGATGAAAAAGAGCGAGCAGCTTGGAATTCCTTCTCTGTGACAACGAATGGTCTGTTTGCGGTTGAACCAGAAAAAGTAGGGGTTGTCTTGGTGCCAAATGACCGCTATCAATTAAAAATTATCAAACGTGAGTCTGACACCAACACAACTCTGTCAGGAGCACACTTCCAGTTGCTTGATGAAGCTAAAAAGGCGATAGATAAGCAAGAAGGAGTGACGGATAATCAAGGTGAGTTGGTCTTGAAAGATCTGCCACAAGGAACCTACTATATCCGAGAGAAAAAAGCACCGAATGGCTATGTGCGTTTGGCTGATGATATCAAGCTGGTCATCGGTTCGAATGGTCAAGTTACCTTAGAAGACAAGGACAAAGAAATTGTTCGTCTGGAAACGAGTACAGAGGATAAGCAGATTGTCCTATCGGTGAAAAATGCTAAAAATGAATTCCCGCATACAGGTGGGATTGGAACAGCGATTTTTGTTGCTGTCGGTTTGAGTTTGATGCTAGGGTCTAGCCTGCGCTTGAAGCAAAAAACTTCCACAGCAAGAAGAAGACGTGTGTAG
- the pnp gene encoding polyribonucleotide nucleotidyltransferase, with translation MVKQTFEMTFAGRLLVVEVGQVAKQANGSVVVRYGESTVLTAAVMSKKMATGDFFPLQVNYEEKMYAAGKFPGGFNKREGRPSTDATLTARLIDRPIRPMFAEGFRNEVQVINTVLSYDENASAPMAAMFGSSLALSISDIPFNGPIAGVQVGYVDGELVINPSQEQAERSLLELTVAGTKDAINMVESGAKELSEDIMLEALLKGHEAVKELIAFQEEIVAQVGKEKAEVELLHVDEELQAEIVAAYNSDLQKAVQVEEKLAREAATNAVKEQVTATYEERYADHEEHDRIMRDVAEILGQMEHAEVRRLITEDKVRPDGRRVDEIRPLEAAVDFLPRVHGSGLFTRGQTQALSVLTLAPMGETQIVDGLDPEYKKRFLHHYNFPQYSVGETGRYGAPGRREIGHGALGERALEQVLPSLEEFPYAIRLVAEVLESNGSSSQASICAGTLALMAGGVPIKAPVAGIAMGLISDGTNYTVLTDIQGLEDHFGDMDFKVAGTRDGITALQMDIKIEGITAEILQEALAQAKKARFEILDVIEEAIPAVRPDLAPTAPKIETIKIDVDKIKIVIGKGGETIDKIIAETGVKIDIDEDGNVAIYSSDRDAINRAKEIIAGLVREAKVDEVYRAKVVRIEKFGAFVNLFDKTDALVHVSEMAWTRVNKVEDLVQIGDEVDVKVIKIDEKGRVDASMKVLLPRPEKIEQAEPREKTDRPRRPREKKENSNFGEFKFHKVEK, from the coding sequence ATGGTTAAACAAACATTTGAAATGACCTTTGCAGGCCGTCTGCTCGTTGTTGAGGTCGGTCAGGTTGCAAAACAAGCAAACGGTAGCGTCGTTGTCCGCTACGGAGAAAGTACAGTGCTGACTGCGGCTGTCATGTCGAAAAAAATGGCAACAGGAGACTTTTTCCCTCTTCAAGTCAACTATGAGGAAAAAATGTATGCGGCTGGGAAATTCCCAGGAGGCTTTAACAAGCGTGAGGGTCGTCCGTCAACGGATGCAACCTTGACCGCTCGTTTGATTGACCGTCCGATTCGTCCCATGTTCGCTGAAGGCTTCCGCAACGAAGTGCAGGTTATCAACACCGTCTTGTCTTATGATGAAAATGCAAGTGCCCCAATGGCAGCGATGTTTGGCAGCTCTCTTGCCTTGTCTATTTCAGATATTCCCTTTAACGGCCCAATCGCTGGTGTTCAAGTCGGCTATGTGGATGGGGAGTTGGTCATCAACCCAAGTCAAGAACAGGCAGAACGTTCCCTACTGGAATTGACCGTGGCTGGAACGAAAGATGCCATTAACATGGTCGAGTCTGGTGCGAAAGAACTTTCAGAAGACATTATGCTTGAAGCCCTTCTCAAGGGTCACGAAGCGGTAAAAGAATTGATTGCTTTCCAAGAAGAAATTGTAGCCCAAGTCGGCAAAGAAAAAGCAGAAGTTGAGCTTCTTCATGTAGATGAAGAATTACAAGCAGAGATTGTCGCAGCCTACAATAGCGATTTGCAAAAAGCGGTTCAAGTAGAAGAAAAATTAGCTCGTGAAGCAGCAACCAATGCGGTAAAAGAGCAAGTGACTGCAACTTACGAAGAAAGATATGCAGACCATGAAGAACACGACCGCATTATGCGCGATGTGGCGGAGATTCTAGGACAAATGGAACACGCAGAAGTGCGCCGCTTGATTACAGAAGACAAGGTTCGTCCTGACGGTCGCCGTGTGGATGAAATTCGTCCGCTTGAAGCTGCGGTAGACTTCTTACCGCGCGTGCATGGTTCAGGTCTCTTCACTCGTGGACAAACCCAAGCCTTGTCTGTCTTGACCTTGGCACCAATGGGAGAAACACAAATTGTGGATGGCTTGGACCCTGAGTATAAAAAACGTTTCTTACACCATTACAATTTCCCTCAATATTCTGTAGGGGAAACTGGACGTTACGGTGCGCCAGGTCGTCGTGAAATTGGTCACGGTGCTCTTGGGGAACGTGCTCTTGAGCAAGTGTTGCCAAGTCTTGAAGAATTCCCATACGCCATTCGTCTGGTGGCAGAAGTGCTTGAATCGAACGGTTCGTCTTCACAAGCCTCTATCTGTGCAGGAACGCTTGCCCTTATGGCTGGTGGTGTGCCAATTAAGGCTCCTGTCGCAGGAATTGCCATGGGCTTGATTTCAGATGGGACCAACTATACTGTCTTGACGGATATCCAAGGTCTTGAAGACCACTTTGGAGATATGGACTTTAAAGTAGCTGGTACACGTGACGGAATTACTGCTCTTCAAATGGATATCAAGATTGAGGGAATTACAGCAGAAATCCTGCAAGAAGCCCTTGCTCAGGCCAAGAAAGCTCGCTTTGAAATTTTGGATGTCATTGAAGAAGCTATTCCAGCTGTGCGTCCAGATTTAGCACCAACTGCGCCGAAGATTGAGACCATTAAGATTGATGTGGATAAAATCAAGATCGTCATCGGTAAGGGTGGCGAAACGATTGATAAGATTATCGCAGAGACAGGTGTCAAGATTGATATTGATGAGGATGGAAATGTTGCCATTTACTCAAGTGACCGCGATGCCATTAACCGTGCCAAAGAAATCATCGCAGGCCTGGTGCGTGAAGCTAAGGTTGATGAAGTCTACCGTGCTAAGGTTGTTCGCATTGAAAAATTCGGTGCCTTTGTCAATCTTTTTGACAAGACAGATGCCCTTGTTCATGTATCTGAAATGGCTTGGACTCGTGTGAACAAAGTCGAAGATTTGGTGCAAATCGGTGATGAGGTGGATGTCAAAGTCATCAAGATTGATGAAAAAGGTCGCGTGGATGCGTCCATGAAAGTTCTCCTTCCTCGACCAGAGAAGATTGAGCAAGCAGAACCAAGAGAAAAAACAGACCGCCCACGTCGTCCAAGAGAAAAGAAAGAAAATAGCAACTTTGGGGAATTCAAGTTCCACAAGGTTGAAAAGTAG